A single window of Toxotes jaculatrix isolate fToxJac2 chromosome 4, fToxJac2.pri, whole genome shotgun sequence DNA harbors:
- the LOC121180500 gene encoding LIM and calponin homology domains-containing protein 1-like isoform X1: MASPAAGRDAPSAPTRDETEPLEPNHPEPACQEAQKWIEAVTGKSFGDKDFRSALENGILLCELLSAIKPGLVKKINRLPTPIAGLDNLSVFLRGCEELGLKGSQLFDPGDLQDTSIRANLKDSDCNRKLKNVLNTVFWLGKAASGCASFSGPTLNLKEFEGLLAQMKMESEEGGDSPQKRSVRDSGYDCWDSERSESLSPPRHTRDNSLDSLDSFGSRSQHSPSPDVVNRGNSDGRGSDSEADAPSRKPDVRKDDMLARRTASNESRSSIPFNQFLPNRTNACSYIPTQRRKPHAEEGEQRSRPQGTPEQGKTAGVHHKTPKTVTWALENNGEKLKQEEEKVTQEVLEQKRLQKLEKAGIKVLPAAVRYSSPPTMEEQQVRSPSPKIILRRDNDFLSSQKSAWDSSSDGEEEAEVRKVPDVRRDDLASRRAHRSPVAPKVHQFVPPPVCSNKDRERWEGIRRASQQTLQEKEISEKETFPDIITRRDNPFLKSSSRHEEEEDEEEEGEEGRVQVMPNKQKDDLAHRRAQSRPLPHRDGPMSFVSASMSQADMKKWERLKMTEPSEASPAPVCQACLEKNYGSPFSGSAKAGRGHCKVVTFGGVTEIEQPIDTVTSNEGEETELLRRLLSKATVAMPTIGLGSQLSERERSQVEEAVLSQTTTPSAHLPPWTPNVAPTPAEVDARLAEYESRTEEEDEEEQERIPDLEKDDMMARRTGVFHKQNTATVTYSRFLPLPGSKSCTQGEDTTDAAPRNKKEVQTDRSKKLNVRVEQQQSRVHMETPQPQPDTMVIRSASHSEREYDDDEDEYDENEPVPDLEKDDMMARRTGLFQKPTAARTNLFFNQFLPVPGSVKYNVSPVSAMKQLRNRPKLTEMLASESSIVTVAAEPQATSPRSPTSPKRAALRERQEEEDGKQEGHMTVPSTSVTDVTEPLSSPSLTPPPSPAAAQMCKVGAELEKQSVEEKVEEREEERKRDVNEQPRKKPFWLEDDDLPPMMMSRRVAFMSEDTESVSMSDILNEEEVEHLPPLSQSRYERMHEQYNSFREEDDHWQDDLARWKNRRRSASQELIKKEEERKRMEKRMKDEGSESNKRKSIKTYKEIVEEKERREAELCEAYRNAATPEEAAMVLQRYALRFTISDATLDSLKLPRSTSKPKTDLNLVDKEHKPSSPINHSETSEPLPKPAPTVTTELGHTKPEDMGTEITAQQETSVSVSGSSPIPNSPLPMVTNSENIPPQSSELNESQAKPAESPATHQKQEITGDAQPQTKHTPLQIAQVQPRSIQPVYTLPSPPSVPSRPIPLLAAKPYCQPRSTPSGHKPVKMDGLVRVNGEAAGDLSASTTPASPQPSPQEIKDATSKQTEKDVTSKQTEKDATSKQTEKDATSKQAKEDVTSKQIEKDVTSKQAKEDVTSSQTEKDVTSKQTEKDITSKQTEKHVPPEEITEQPSPLQTENSTTSSGSAISSLIGGRNCIITTTIVTELTQTLVEPHHLDTESNGQVDDTTGLFGTPAQEKKAQSATSPNSMQEYSPTVTEGLEESSMTIETPMLNLAKRVNHWVWDPNEERKRLEMWQQEQERLLQEQYQKEQEKLKKEWEKAQLEVEEEERKHNEEERRILEETVTPLNPTGLLNQQFGQTEMTSSVPLQQNGQRLSAGNEDQHASKLHFFQDSPCDAEPSKKQELWKTASLDRNPQLNQAHVVKRSGSHDAVTGKQQSPLSSPQPPSPSRCVSGKRLCSGCSQPLGKGAAMIIDTLGLFFHIQCFKCGVCDGQLGDATAGTDVRIRNGLLSCHDCYIASRGRGQPTTL, encoded by the exons GCTGTAACAGGGAAGAGCTTTGGAGACAAGGACTTCCGCAGCGCACTGGAGAACGGCATCCTGTTATGCGA GCTGTTGAGTGCAATCAAACCAGGGCTGGTCAAGAAGATCAACCGCCTGCCCACCCCCATCGCTGGGCTG GACAACCTGTCAGTCTTCCTGCGGGGCTGTGAGGAGTTGGGCCTGAAGGGCTCCCAGCTGTTTGACCCTGGGGACTTGCAGGACACTTCTATACGAGCTAACCTCAA GGACTCCGACTGCAACCGCAAACTAAAAAAT GTGCTGAACACAGTGTTCTGGCTGGGGAAGGCTGCCAGCGGCTGCGCCTCCTTTAGTGGCCCTACACTCAACCTCAAGGAGTTTGAAGGGCTTCTTGCTCAAATGAAGATG GAGAGTGAGGAAGGAGGTGACAGTCCACAGAAGCGCAGTGTTAGAGACAGCGGCTATGACTGCTGGGACTCTGAGAGGAGTGAGTCTCTTTCTCCCCCACGACACACTCGTGACAACTCCCTTGACAG TCTGGACTCTTTTGGCTCCCGCTCACAGCATAGTCCTTCTCCTGATGTGGTGAATCGAGGCAACAGTGACG GGCGAGGCAGCGATTCAGAGGCCGATGCCCCCAGCAGGAAGCCAGATGTGCGGAAGGATGACATGTTGGCCAGGCGAACTGCCAGCAATGAATCAAGGAGCTCCATCCCCTTCAATCAGTTTCTTCCTAACCGAACCAATGCCTGCTCCTACATCCCCACTCAGCGGCGAAAACCACatgcagaggagggagagcagcGGAG TCGCCCTCAAGGCACTCCAGAGCAGGGCAAAACTGCTGGAGTGCACCACAAAACTCCCAAGACTGTCACTTGGGCCCTTGAGAACAATGgggaaaaactaaaacaggaagaggagaaggtgaCCCAGGAGGTGCTGGAGCAGAAGAGGCTTCAGAAGTTGGAGAAGGCAGGAATTAAAGttctgcctgctgctgttcGCTACAGCAG CCCTCCCACAATGGAGGAACAGCAAGTGAGGTCACCATCCCCAAAAATCATCCTTCGTCGTGATAACGACTTTTTAAGCTCTCAGAAATCTGCCTGGGATTCCTCCTCTGAtggggaggaggaagcagaggtgCGAAAAGTTCCAGATGTTCGTAGAGATGACCTGGCGTCCAGGCGAGCTCATCGTAGCCCCGTTGCTCCCAAGGTGCACCAGTTCGTCCCCCCACCTGTATGTAGCAACAAAGACCGAGAGCGCTGGGAGGGCATTAGACGGGCCTCACAGCAAACACTGCAGGAGAAGGAGATCAg TGAGAAAGAAACATTCCCTGATATCATTACACGCAGAGACAACCCCTTCCTAAAGAGTTCCTCTCGccacgaggaagaggaggatgaggaggaagagggagaagagggcaGGGTTCAGGTGATGCCTAACAAGCAGAAGGATGACCTGGCTCATAGGCGGGCTCAGAGTAGGCCCCTCCCTCACAGGGATGGACCAATGAGCTTTGTTTCTGCCTCCATGAGCCAGGCAGATATGAAGAAGTGGGAGAGACTCAAGATGACTGAACCCAG TGAGGCTAGCCCGGCACCTGTGTGTCAGGCTTGTCTGGAGAAAAATTATGGAAGTCCTTTCAGCGGATCAGCAAAGGCTGGACGAGGTCACTGCAAAGTTGTGACTTTTGGGGGCGTGACTGAGATCGAGCAGCCAATAGACACAGTCACATCAAATGAAGGGGAGGAGACGGAGTTGCTAAGACGACTCCTTTCCAAGGCAACTGTAGCCATGCCTACCATTGGCCTGGGCTCCCAGCTTTCAGAGCGGGAACGCAG CCAGGTTGAAGAAGCTGTCCTCAGTCAAACTACCACTCCTTCTGCTCACCTCCCACCCTGGACCCCCAATGTTGCTCCAACTCCTGCTGAGGTGGATGCTCGTCTGGCTGAGTACGAAAGtagaacagaggaagaggatgaggaggaacaggagagaATCCCAGATCTTGAGAAAGATGATATGATGGCAAGGAGGACAGGAGTTTTCCATAAACAAAACACCGCTACAGTGACTTACAGCCGTTTCCTGCCACTGCCTGGCTCCAAATCCTGCACACAAGGGGAGGACACCACTGACGCTGCTCCACGGAACAAAAAGgaagtacagacagacagaagcaaGAAACTGAATGTCAG AGTGGAGCAACAGCAATCCAGAGTTCACATGGAAACACCTCAGCCGCAGCCTGACACGATGGTGATCCGATCAGCGTCTCACAGCGAGCGCGAATATGACGATGATGAGGATGAATATGATGAAAATGAGCCTGTGCCTGACCTGGAGAAGGACGATATGATGGCACGAAGGACTGGATTATTCCAAAAACCAACTGCAGCCAgaacaaatctgttttttaaCCAGTTCCTACCTGTACCTGGATCAGTCAAATATAACGTCAGCCCAGTGTCTGCAATGAAGCAGCTACGCAACAGACCTAAGCTCACAGAGATGCTGGCTAGTGAAAG CAGCATCGTTACCGTAGCAGCAGAACCTCAGGCCACGTCCCCCAGATCCCCAACCAGCCCCAAGCGTGCAGCGCTGAgggagaggcaggaggaggaggatggaaagCAAGAGGGACACATGACAGTCCCTAGCACCTCTGTCACAGATGTGACTGAACCCCTCTCTTCTCCATCACTCACCCCTCCACCCAGTCCTGCTGCTGCCCAGATGTGTAAAGTGGGTGCAGAGCTGGAAAAGCAGAGTGTGGAGGAGAAAGttgaggaaagagaggaagagagaaaaagggatgTGAATGAGCAACCACGAAAGAAACCATTCTGGCTGGAGGACGATGATCTACCTCCAATGAT GATGAGCCGGCGAGTTGCTTTTATGTCTGAGGACACAGA GAGTGTGAGTATGAGTGACATACTTAATGAGGAAGAGGTGGAACACTTACCACCGCTGAGCCAGTCACGATACGAGCGCATGCACGAACAGTACAACAGCTTTCGGGAAGAGGATGACCACTGGCAAGAT GACTTGGCTCGCTGGAAGAATCGCCGCCGCAGCGCGTcacaggagctgatcaagaaagaggaagagaggaagaggatggagaaAAGGATGAAGGATGAGGGAAGTGAAAGCAACAAGAGGAAAAGCATTAAGACCTACAAAGAGATCGTGGAGGAGAA AGAGCGCAGAGAGGCAGAGTTGTGTGAAGCCTACAGGAACGCAGCGACTCCAGAAGAGGCAGCCATGGTTTTACAGCGTTACGCTCTCCGCTTTACTATCAGCGATGCAACACTGGACAGCCTTAAACTGCCCAGATCCACCTCAAAACCCAAAACAGACCTAAACCTGGTGGACAAAGAGCACAAACCCTCGTCACCTATTAATCATTCTGAAACTTCAGAACCTTTGCCGAAGCCAGCACCAACTGTTACAACAGAACTGGGGCACACAAAACCTGAAGACATGGGGACAGAAATAACAGCTCAACAAGAGACATCAGTCTCTGTCTCCGGGAGCTCCCCAATACCTAATAGTCCCCTCCCCATGGTCACAAACTCAGAAAATATACCACCTCAGTCATCAGAACTTAATGAATCTCAAGCCAAACCAGCAGAGTCTCCAGCCACACATCAGAAACAAGAGATCACAGGAGATGCACAGCCTCAGACCAAGCACACACCGCTTCAGATTGCACAAGTCCAGCCTCGCTCCATACAACCAGTATACACactcccctcccctccatctGTACCATCCAGACCTATCCCCCTCCTGGCAGCCAAGCCCTACTGCCAGCCTAGGAGCACACCGTCTGGACACAAGCCTGTCAAG ATGGATGGGTTGGTGCGAGTGAATGGAGAGGCAGCGGGGGATTTATCTGCTTCAACTACACCTGCCTCCCCTCAGCCCTCGCCACAGGAGATTAAAGACGCCACctccaaacagacagagaaagacgtCACctccaaacagacagagaaagacgcCACctccaaacagacagagaaagatgcCACCTCCAAACAGGCCAAGGAAGACGTCACCTCCAAACAGATAGAGAAAGATGTCACCTCCAAACAGGCCAAGGAAGACGTCACCTccagtcagacagagaaagacgtCACctccaaacagacagagaaagacatcacctccaaacagacagaaaaacatgttcccCCTGAGGAGATAACAGAGCAGCCGTCACCTCTGCAGACAGAGAATTCAACCACCTCTTCGGGCTCTGCCATCAGCTCTTTGATTGGAGGCCGAAACTGTATCATCACTACAACTATTGTCACAGAGCTCACGCAGACTCTCGTGGAGCCTCATCACCTGGATACTGAAAGCAATGGACAG GTCGATGATACCACGGGACTGTTTGGGACACCAGCGCAGGAAAAAAAGGCTCAGTCAGCTACATCACCCAACAGCATGCAAGAGTATTCTCCCACTGTCACAG AGGGCCTTGAGGAGAGCAGTATGACT ATTGAGACCCCCATGTTGAACTTGGCTAAACGTGTTAATCACTGGGTCTGGGACCCCAATGAAGAGCGTAAACGCCTGGAAATGTGGCAACAGGAGCAGGAGCGCCTCCTACAG gagCAATATCAGAAAGAACAGgagaagctgaagaaggagtGGGAAAAGGCACAGctagaggtggaggaggaggagcgaaaacacaatgaagag GAGAGACGGATTCTGGAGGAGACTGTAACACCCCTCAATCCCACCGGCTTGTTGAACCAGCAGTTTGGCCAGACAGAGATGACTTCATCAGTTCCCCTGCAGCAAAACGGCCAAAGACTCTCCGCAGGGAACGAGGATCAGCATGCATCGAAGCTGCATTTTTTCCAGG ATtctccatgtgatgctgaaccttcaaaaaaacaggaactgtGGAAGACAGCCTCTTTAGACCGCAACCCTCAGCTAAACCAGGCGCATGTTGTTAAAAG
- the LOC121180500 gene encoding LIM and calponin homology domains-containing protein 1-like isoform X5, whose translation MASPAAGRDAPSAPTRDETEPLEPNHPEPACQEAQKWIEAVTGKSFGDKDFRSALENGILLCELLSAIKPGLVKKINRLPTPIAGLDNLSVFLRGCEELGLKGSQLFDPGDLQDTSIRANLKDSDCNRKLKNVLNTVFWLGKAASGCASFSGPTLNLKEFEGLLAQMKMESEEGGDSPQKRSVRDSGYDCWDSERSESLSPPRHTRDNSLDSLDSFGSRSQHSPSPDVVNRGNSDGRGSDSEADAPSRKPDVRKDDMLARRTASNESRSSIPFNQFLPNRTNACSYIPTQRRKPHAEEGEQRSPPTMEEQQVRSPSPKIILRRDNDFLSSQKSAWDSSSDGEEEAEVRKVPDVRRDDLASRRAHRSPVAPKVHQFVPPPVCSNKDRERWEGIRRASQQTLQEKEISEKETFPDIITRRDNPFLKSSSRHEEEEDEEEEGEEGRVQVMPNKQKDDLAHRRAQSRPLPHRDGPMSFVSASMSQADMKKWERLKMTEPSEASPAPVCQACLEKNYGSPFSGSAKAGRGHCKVVTFGGVTEIEQPIDTVTSNEGEETELLRRLLSKATVAMPTIGLGSQLSERERSQVEEAVLSQTTTPSAHLPPWTPNVAPTPAEVDARLAEYESRTEEEDEEEQERIPDLEKDDMMARRTGVFHKQNTATVTYSRFLPLPGSKSCTQGEDTTDAAPRNKKEVQTDRSKKLNVRVEQQQSRVHMETPQPQPDTMVIRSASHSEREYDDDEDEYDENEPVPDLEKDDMMARRTGLFQKPTAARTNLFFNQFLPVPGSVKYNVSPVSAMKQLRNRPKLTEMLASESSIVTVAAEPQATSPRSPTSPKRAALRERQEEEDGKQEGHMTVPSTSVTDVTEPLSSPSLTPPPSPAAAQMCKVGAELEKQSVEEKVEEREEERKRDVNEQPRKKPFWLEDDDLPPMMMSRRVAFMSEDTESVSMSDILNEEEVEHLPPLSQSRYERMHEQYNSFREEDDHWQDDLARWKNRRRSASQELIKKEEERKRMEKRMKDEGSESNKRKSIKTYKEIVEEKERREAELCEAYRNAATPEEAAMVLQRYALRFTISDATLDSLKLPRSTSKPKTDLNLVDKEHKPSSPINHSETSEPLPKPAPTVTTELGHTKPEDMGTEITAQQETSVSVSGSSPIPNSPLPMVTNSENIPPQSSELNESQAKPAESPATHQKQEITGDAQPQTKHTPLQIAQVQPRSIQPVYTLPSPPSVPSRPIPLLAAKPYCQPRSTPSGHKPVKMDGLVRVNGEAAGDLSASTTPASPQPSPQEIKDATSKQTEKDVTSKQTEKDATSKQTEKDATSKQAKEDVTSKQIEKDVTSKQAKEDVTSSQTEKDVTSKQTEKDITSKQTEKHVPPEEITEQPSPLQTENSTTSSGSAISSLIGGRNCIITTTIVTELTQTLVEPHHLDTESNGQVDDTTGLFGTPAQEKKAQSATSPNSMQEYSPTVTEGLEESSMTIETPMLNLAKRVNHWVWDPNEERKRLEMWQQEQERLLQEQYQKEQEKLKKEWEKAQLEVEEEERKHNEEERRILEETVTPLNPTGLLNQQFGQTEMTSSVPLQQNGQRLSAGNEDQHASKLHFFQDSPCDAEPSKKQELWKTASLDRNPQLNQAHVVKRSGSHDAVTGKQQSPLSSPQPPSPSRCVSGKRLCSGCSQPLGKGAAMIIDTLGLFFHIQCFKCGVCDGQLGDATAGTDVRIRNGLLSCHDCYIASRGRGQPTTL comes from the exons GCTGTAACAGGGAAGAGCTTTGGAGACAAGGACTTCCGCAGCGCACTGGAGAACGGCATCCTGTTATGCGA GCTGTTGAGTGCAATCAAACCAGGGCTGGTCAAGAAGATCAACCGCCTGCCCACCCCCATCGCTGGGCTG GACAACCTGTCAGTCTTCCTGCGGGGCTGTGAGGAGTTGGGCCTGAAGGGCTCCCAGCTGTTTGACCCTGGGGACTTGCAGGACACTTCTATACGAGCTAACCTCAA GGACTCCGACTGCAACCGCAAACTAAAAAAT GTGCTGAACACAGTGTTCTGGCTGGGGAAGGCTGCCAGCGGCTGCGCCTCCTTTAGTGGCCCTACACTCAACCTCAAGGAGTTTGAAGGGCTTCTTGCTCAAATGAAGATG GAGAGTGAGGAAGGAGGTGACAGTCCACAGAAGCGCAGTGTTAGAGACAGCGGCTATGACTGCTGGGACTCTGAGAGGAGTGAGTCTCTTTCTCCCCCACGACACACTCGTGACAACTCCCTTGACAG TCTGGACTCTTTTGGCTCCCGCTCACAGCATAGTCCTTCTCCTGATGTGGTGAATCGAGGCAACAGTGACG GGCGAGGCAGCGATTCAGAGGCCGATGCCCCCAGCAGGAAGCCAGATGTGCGGAAGGATGACATGTTGGCCAGGCGAACTGCCAGCAATGAATCAAGGAGCTCCATCCCCTTCAATCAGTTTCTTCCTAACCGAACCAATGCCTGCTCCTACATCCCCACTCAGCGGCGAAAACCACatgcagaggagggagagcagcGGAG CCCTCCCACAATGGAGGAACAGCAAGTGAGGTCACCATCCCCAAAAATCATCCTTCGTCGTGATAACGACTTTTTAAGCTCTCAGAAATCTGCCTGGGATTCCTCCTCTGAtggggaggaggaagcagaggtgCGAAAAGTTCCAGATGTTCGTAGAGATGACCTGGCGTCCAGGCGAGCTCATCGTAGCCCCGTTGCTCCCAAGGTGCACCAGTTCGTCCCCCCACCTGTATGTAGCAACAAAGACCGAGAGCGCTGGGAGGGCATTAGACGGGCCTCACAGCAAACACTGCAGGAGAAGGAGATCAg TGAGAAAGAAACATTCCCTGATATCATTACACGCAGAGACAACCCCTTCCTAAAGAGTTCCTCTCGccacgaggaagaggaggatgaggaggaagagggagaagagggcaGGGTTCAGGTGATGCCTAACAAGCAGAAGGATGACCTGGCTCATAGGCGGGCTCAGAGTAGGCCCCTCCCTCACAGGGATGGACCAATGAGCTTTGTTTCTGCCTCCATGAGCCAGGCAGATATGAAGAAGTGGGAGAGACTCAAGATGACTGAACCCAG TGAGGCTAGCCCGGCACCTGTGTGTCAGGCTTGTCTGGAGAAAAATTATGGAAGTCCTTTCAGCGGATCAGCAAAGGCTGGACGAGGTCACTGCAAAGTTGTGACTTTTGGGGGCGTGACTGAGATCGAGCAGCCAATAGACACAGTCACATCAAATGAAGGGGAGGAGACGGAGTTGCTAAGACGACTCCTTTCCAAGGCAACTGTAGCCATGCCTACCATTGGCCTGGGCTCCCAGCTTTCAGAGCGGGAACGCAG CCAGGTTGAAGAAGCTGTCCTCAGTCAAACTACCACTCCTTCTGCTCACCTCCCACCCTGGACCCCCAATGTTGCTCCAACTCCTGCTGAGGTGGATGCTCGTCTGGCTGAGTACGAAAGtagaacagaggaagaggatgaggaggaacaggagagaATCCCAGATCTTGAGAAAGATGATATGATGGCAAGGAGGACAGGAGTTTTCCATAAACAAAACACCGCTACAGTGACTTACAGCCGTTTCCTGCCACTGCCTGGCTCCAAATCCTGCACACAAGGGGAGGACACCACTGACGCTGCTCCACGGAACAAAAAGgaagtacagacagacagaagcaaGAAACTGAATGTCAG AGTGGAGCAACAGCAATCCAGAGTTCACATGGAAACACCTCAGCCGCAGCCTGACACGATGGTGATCCGATCAGCGTCTCACAGCGAGCGCGAATATGACGATGATGAGGATGAATATGATGAAAATGAGCCTGTGCCTGACCTGGAGAAGGACGATATGATGGCACGAAGGACTGGATTATTCCAAAAACCAACTGCAGCCAgaacaaatctgttttttaaCCAGTTCCTACCTGTACCTGGATCAGTCAAATATAACGTCAGCCCAGTGTCTGCAATGAAGCAGCTACGCAACAGACCTAAGCTCACAGAGATGCTGGCTAGTGAAAG CAGCATCGTTACCGTAGCAGCAGAACCTCAGGCCACGTCCCCCAGATCCCCAACCAGCCCCAAGCGTGCAGCGCTGAgggagaggcaggaggaggaggatggaaagCAAGAGGGACACATGACAGTCCCTAGCACCTCTGTCACAGATGTGACTGAACCCCTCTCTTCTCCATCACTCACCCCTCCACCCAGTCCTGCTGCTGCCCAGATGTGTAAAGTGGGTGCAGAGCTGGAAAAGCAGAGTGTGGAGGAGAAAGttgaggaaagagaggaagagagaaaaagggatgTGAATGAGCAACCACGAAAGAAACCATTCTGGCTGGAGGACGATGATCTACCTCCAATGAT GATGAGCCGGCGAGTTGCTTTTATGTCTGAGGACACAGA GAGTGTGAGTATGAGTGACATACTTAATGAGGAAGAGGTGGAACACTTACCACCGCTGAGCCAGTCACGATACGAGCGCATGCACGAACAGTACAACAGCTTTCGGGAAGAGGATGACCACTGGCAAGAT GACTTGGCTCGCTGGAAGAATCGCCGCCGCAGCGCGTcacaggagctgatcaagaaagaggaagagaggaagaggatggagaaAAGGATGAAGGATGAGGGAAGTGAAAGCAACAAGAGGAAAAGCATTAAGACCTACAAAGAGATCGTGGAGGAGAA AGAGCGCAGAGAGGCAGAGTTGTGTGAAGCCTACAGGAACGCAGCGACTCCAGAAGAGGCAGCCATGGTTTTACAGCGTTACGCTCTCCGCTTTACTATCAGCGATGCAACACTGGACAGCCTTAAACTGCCCAGATCCACCTCAAAACCCAAAACAGACCTAAACCTGGTGGACAAAGAGCACAAACCCTCGTCACCTATTAATCATTCTGAAACTTCAGAACCTTTGCCGAAGCCAGCACCAACTGTTACAACAGAACTGGGGCACACAAAACCTGAAGACATGGGGACAGAAATAACAGCTCAACAAGAGACATCAGTCTCTGTCTCCGGGAGCTCCCCAATACCTAATAGTCCCCTCCCCATGGTCACAAACTCAGAAAATATACCACCTCAGTCATCAGAACTTAATGAATCTCAAGCCAAACCAGCAGAGTCTCCAGCCACACATCAGAAACAAGAGATCACAGGAGATGCACAGCCTCAGACCAAGCACACACCGCTTCAGATTGCACAAGTCCAGCCTCGCTCCATACAACCAGTATACACactcccctcccctccatctGTACCATCCAGACCTATCCCCCTCCTGGCAGCCAAGCCCTACTGCCAGCCTAGGAGCACACCGTCTGGACACAAGCCTGTCAAG ATGGATGGGTTGGTGCGAGTGAATGGAGAGGCAGCGGGGGATTTATCTGCTTCAACTACACCTGCCTCCCCTCAGCCCTCGCCACAGGAGATTAAAGACGCCACctccaaacagacagagaaagacgtCACctccaaacagacagagaaagacgcCACctccaaacagacagagaaagatgcCACCTCCAAACAGGCCAAGGAAGACGTCACCTCCAAACAGATAGAGAAAGATGTCACCTCCAAACAGGCCAAGGAAGACGTCACCTccagtcagacagagaaagacgtCACctccaaacagacagagaaagacatcacctccaaacagacagaaaaacatgttcccCCTGAGGAGATAACAGAGCAGCCGTCACCTCTGCAGACAGAGAATTCAACCACCTCTTCGGGCTCTGCCATCAGCTCTTTGATTGGAGGCCGAAACTGTATCATCACTACAACTATTGTCACAGAGCTCACGCAGACTCTCGTGGAGCCTCATCACCTGGATACTGAAAGCAATGGACAG GTCGATGATACCACGGGACTGTTTGGGACACCAGCGCAGGAAAAAAAGGCTCAGTCAGCTACATCACCCAACAGCATGCAAGAGTATTCTCCCACTGTCACAG AGGGCCTTGAGGAGAGCAGTATGACT ATTGAGACCCCCATGTTGAACTTGGCTAAACGTGTTAATCACTGGGTCTGGGACCCCAATGAAGAGCGTAAACGCCTGGAAATGTGGCAACAGGAGCAGGAGCGCCTCCTACAG gagCAATATCAGAAAGAACAGgagaagctgaagaaggagtGGGAAAAGGCACAGctagaggtggaggaggaggagcgaaaacacaatgaagag GAGAGACGGATTCTGGAGGAGACTGTAACACCCCTCAATCCCACCGGCTTGTTGAACCAGCAGTTTGGCCAGACAGAGATGACTTCATCAGTTCCCCTGCAGCAAAACGGCCAAAGACTCTCCGCAGGGAACGAGGATCAGCATGCATCGAAGCTGCATTTTTTCCAGG ATtctccatgtgatgctgaaccttcaaaaaaacaggaactgtGGAAGACAGCCTCTTTAGACCGCAACCCTCAGCTAAACCAGGCGCATGTTGTTAAAAG